In Oceanobacillus sp. FSL K6-2867, one DNA window encodes the following:
- a CDS encoding alpha/beta fold hydrolase — MATTSEEILLSYLKSYRAYEPAVISGQQAITFLTNKTGLPQVWKWDGQTSEIQQFIELPDRALTVNHSPSGTKTIIGSDINGNEKQQFYLISEQSARVEELVISKEHFHHFGGWSPDETKIAFSSNRRSPGYFDVYIMDIATKKEEVVYPYDGNCTPVCWTKDGKGIILSIAETNIDNSLYIFDLETKEMTKIGKENISARYHSIQLTKDGKKGYLVTDEGRDTLAIHSFTFDNPSELEQLSKIEKWDIEEIKLSPNEKLLAYTVNEGGVSRLRFYQIKDKAMFEATGLPFGVYSSLSWMDNAELVLEIKSAILPGDIWSADLKEQNTKRLTYVGENKDINHLWTEPELCHYSSFDGLEVPYFLYGKKEHEQPLMIYVHGGPESQIRNEYNPVIQFLAAQGYAVVAPNVRGSMGYGRKYVQLDDVHKRMNAVADLKWLVEDLTREHGANPGKIAIMGRSYGGFMVLAAITHYPELWAAAVDIVGISHFKTFLENTGPWRRRLREKEYGSLKEDLDFFEEIAPLNHTDKMTAPLLIFHGKNDTRVPVSEAEQLHRDLQRQGKEVELIVFEDEGHQTENIKNQIEMNTKIVAFMKKHLQ; from the coding sequence ATGGCGACAACATCTGAGGAAATTTTACTATCTTATTTAAAGTCATACCGAGCATATGAGCCAGCTGTAATCTCAGGTCAACAAGCAATTACATTTCTAACCAATAAAACTGGATTACCACAGGTTTGGAAATGGGACGGCCAAACATCCGAGATCCAACAATTTATCGAGCTGCCGGACAGAGCGCTCACTGTAAATCATTCACCATCCGGAACGAAGACGATAATAGGGTCGGATATTAATGGGAATGAGAAACAGCAATTTTACTTAATCAGTGAACAAAGCGCAAGAGTAGAGGAGCTTGTCATCTCAAAAGAGCATTTCCATCATTTTGGCGGCTGGTCGCCAGACGAAACAAAAATCGCTTTCTCCAGCAATCGCAGAAGTCCAGGATATTTTGATGTGTATATTATGGATATTGCAACAAAAAAGGAAGAAGTAGTATATCCGTATGATGGTAATTGTACTCCGGTTTGTTGGACAAAGGATGGAAAAGGAATCATTTTAAGTATAGCAGAAACCAACATAGACAACTCCCTGTATATATTTGACTTGGAAACAAAAGAAATGACGAAGATTGGCAAAGAAAATATAAGCGCGAGGTATCATTCGATACAGCTGACAAAGGATGGAAAAAAGGGCTATCTTGTAACAGATGAAGGACGTGATACGTTAGCTATTCATTCCTTTACATTCGATAATCCTAGTGAATTGGAACAACTTTCGAAAATTGAAAAATGGGATATTGAAGAAATAAAATTATCTCCCAACGAAAAATTACTTGCATATACGGTAAATGAGGGGGGAGTTTCAAGACTGCGATTTTATCAAATAAAAGATAAAGCGATGTTTGAAGCGACAGGGCTTCCATTTGGTGTATACAGCTCTTTATCATGGATGGATAATGCAGAGCTTGTCCTAGAAATAAAAAGTGCGATTCTTCCAGGAGATATATGGTCAGCAGACTTAAAAGAGCAAAATACGAAGAGGCTTACTTATGTGGGTGAAAATAAGGACATTAACCATTTATGGACAGAGCCGGAATTATGTCATTATTCTTCTTTTGATGGGCTGGAAGTACCTTATTTCCTTTATGGTAAGAAGGAACACGAACAGCCCCTCATGATTTATGTGCATGGTGGTCCGGAGAGTCAGATTAGGAATGAATATAATCCTGTCATACAATTTCTAGCAGCTCAAGGCTATGCAGTAGTTGCGCCAAATGTACGGGGCAGTATGGGCTATGGAAGGAAATACGTGCAATTAGATGATGTACACAAACGGATGAATGCTGTTGCTGATTTAAAATGGCTTGTAGAAGACCTTACTAGAGAGCATGGTGCTAATCCAGGAAAAATCGCCATTATGGGACGTAGCTACGGAGGTTTTATGGTACTGGCGGCAATTACACACTATCCTGAATTATGGGCGGCGGCAGTAGATATTGTTGGTATTTCACATTTTAAGACTTTCCTTGAAAATACAGGTCCTTGGCGCAGGCGATTAAGAGAGAAGGAATACGGTTCACTGAAAGAGGACCTGGACTTTTTCGAAGAGATTGCCCCATTAAATCATACAGATAAAATGACAGCACCTTTGCTTATTTTCCATGGCAAAAATGACACGCGAGTCCCTGTCAGTGAAGCAGAGCAATTGCATAGGGATTTACAGAGACAAGGAAAAGAAGTGGAGCTCATTGTTTTCGAAGACGAAGGGCATCAAACAGAAAATATAAAGAATCAAATTGAAATGAATACGAAAATCGTTGCCTTTATGAAAAAGCACTTGCAATAG
- the argF gene encoding ornithine carbamoyltransferase: MTMVKEADLIKQELKGRDFLTLANYSKEEINYLLDLADFIKKQKQEGIPFEPLKGKTLGMIFEKSSTRTRVSFEAGIYQLGGMGIFLNSKDIQIGRGETIADTAQVLSGYLDGIMIRTFSQDVVEELAAYASIPVINGLTDLYHPCQVLADLQTIKEVKGTLEGKKAVYIGDGNNMAHSLMHGAAKMGMELVIAAPDEYQPDPDVTAKAQEIAAEHNAKISIEVDPAAAVQDADVIYTDVWASMGQEKEQAKREKDFDAYRVDAALLAKAKADVTFMHCLPAHRGEEVTSEVIDGAHSVVFQQAENRLHAQKALMTALMS; this comes from the coding sequence ATGACAATGGTTAAAGAAGCGGATTTGATAAAACAGGAGCTAAAGGGACGGGACTTTTTAACACTTGCCAATTATTCGAAGGAGGAAATTAACTATCTGCTGGATTTAGCGGATTTTATTAAAAAGCAGAAGCAAGAAGGTATTCCTTTTGAACCCCTAAAAGGAAAGACATTGGGAATGATTTTTGAGAAGTCGTCAACGAGAACGCGTGTGTCGTTTGAGGCTGGCATTTATCAATTGGGCGGTATGGGAATTTTCTTGAACTCAAAAGATATACAGATCGGCAGGGGCGAGACAATCGCTGACACGGCACAGGTTTTGTCTGGTTATTTGGATGGAATTATGATTCGAACATTTTCTCAAGATGTGGTTGAGGAGCTTGCAGCGTATGCCAGTATCCCTGTTATTAATGGACTGACAGATTTGTATCATCCTTGCCAAGTGCTTGCAGATTTGCAAACAATTAAAGAAGTAAAAGGAACATTGGAAGGCAAGAAGGCTGTTTATATTGGGGACGGGAATAATATGGCACATTCTCTTATGCATGGAGCCGCTAAAATGGGGATGGAGCTGGTGATTGCTGCACCTGATGAATATCAGCCCGATCCAGATGTCACAGCAAAGGCACAGGAAATAGCTGCTGAACATAATGCGAAAATTAGTATTGAAGTGGATCCTGCTGCAGCTGTTCAAGATGCTGATGTTATTTATACAGATGTATGGGCAAGTATGGGGCAGGAGAAAGAACAAGCAAAAAGAGAAAAAGATTTTGACGCATACCGTGTCGATGCAGCGCTACTGGCTAAGGCGAAAGCAGATGTTACATTTATGCATTGTCTGCCTGCTCACCGCGGTGAAGAAGTAACTTCAGAAGTAATTGATGGGGCACATTCTGTTGTTTTTCAACAGGCTGAGAATCGACTGCATGCACAAAAAGCATTGATGACAGCATTAATGAGCTAA